tagtATTGATAGAAAGGCAAGtgcttacaggttgccgggggaagcccccgggtgctctctttttggctaagtgtcctttgctactttgggctacTGCTAGTGTAACACTATGAGTTGGTTAGCGAACCAACGAACGAACCAACGAATGAACCAACGAACCCCTTTGatcgttggcgggggtcctccttttatagccaaggggataccacaagtGCCACGGttcatggtttacaagtggcgagcagggagcttgagcagctcctcctcggtgtgctggcataCATGCAAGAATACTAGCCTTgtagctaggggtctaaggccaaAAAACTACtcttggacagccactgtttgcatGACTTGACGGGGAACCCCcttcctgtcggctcattaactGCGTcatgcgcctcactccttgtcctgacaaACCCTGCGGGCAGGGTGCCTgccacgcgcccacgtggcatTGCTGTCCTGCTTGCTCGGTCCTGCTCTTGCAAcggaacctgcgcccgggaacgcccctcccggcaagtacctttccgggaggtgcccaggcaggaactctcccccgaagccccgctagcacTGCCGGgatggtagcttgccgggcagcttgtatactgctgcccggggtgtgatcctcccggggagcgagtgaggcgacccacgcgtcctgcagcggtggtaccctaggtgccactggtgtgacagtagcccccgggcgtgggccggcaacgccgtTTTCCGGGCGGACTCCTCCCtggccggttgccgggctatgcccccaaccgacgcgtgggtcctgAGTTGTCTCGGGCCCGCATCTCTCTGCCGTCCCAAGGACCCTGCCGTTACGGATGGAGTAGTGGGTGTGagatttccgccgtaacctccccctttAACACGGGAAGTTATGGCCACTCCTCACGTTATCCCCACGATTCgcaattatcccagcgcacccgttgggtgcggatgcgaccgttactgagcAGGCGGGTGCTATAAGGCCCCACTGCTGCGCCGAGGGgtaaacacttagccccccagcctttCTCCTTCGTCTTCTGATTCCTTGCGCCCACAAACCTCGCCCGCTTCCGCCcacgctccccatggcgccccccacaaccaggaaaggaaaggaagggagGGCCCCAAAGAAGCCGGTGgtcagcaagagcgaggcggccacCAAGGCCGCTGCAGATaaagagcagaagaagctggtgatgagggccacgcttgccttctaccggcccggctacaatggcgaggcgctggacaagatccggcacgccgttcCCTCTgagttcaacgagcacggggagaccctgatcttccccgccggcgccgaccactAGGAAAAcaacttccgggtgttcgggcgctccATCCTCACAGGGCTGGTGCCGtcgttctccctgttcctccatgcgctcatggagtcgtatcagttgcgggtggcgcaactccacccctcctccctctatcTTCTCGccatcttccagttcctctgcgaggcgttcgtcgGAGTAATGTCGTCGGTGgcattattccggcactacttctacccccacATCGataacgcgaaggcgatgtcgtcgggggtggtgttccgcgcccgcgatcggctgaagtccgagttcatcgtccggtcggagaagaagatcgagaaggagtggcggggtgactggtgctgggtccgcgtggaagaccccgaggagttcatctatGCGCCCACCAagctgccgcaacccaacggcggctggcgggaccAGTACCACCGTGACgttgatctcctccccatcgtggagaagatcaaggccctgcggctagcggggctcaccgaccttgatgtggcgcgcaccttcattAGCCGGCAcgtcgcgccgctccaactgcgctcccgtcccgcgtggatgtacacggggtccgAGGACGGGACACGCCTCCATCGCAAGGGCGTGGACTGGGAGTTACTTCGGGTGTGgatgaaggggatctccggcgaggacgctCCCGTCACGGGGTTCCCGCTGGGGGTTatctccctccatgccggcatTCCGGAGCTGACCGACAtcatcgcctccttcccgccctgcaacgagtgagGGTTGATGGACGATTCCCTCACTCAGACCCCGcgtgctcctccgccggcacctcgcgggaagcaggtgcttgaagAGAGTGGGGGCGAGTCAGAGGTCAACTGGCCCTCCATTCCGTCCTCCTCCGATgaggcgggccagcctgcCGCGACCCAGGtagtcgtccccgtggacaacgaggaggaagaggaggatgagaCGCCCTTGATCGTCAGTAGAACAAGGGCACATGCAGCGGTAGCGACCACTTCCGCAACTGCTGTCGGTAGCGTGGCGACGACCACCCCCGCGGTGGCCGCCACTGCAGTGGCAACTCCCTTGACAGTTCACGCGACACCCTGGGCTGCGGCGACcccacgggcgcccacggccctgCCTGCACGGCggctcttccggggcttcaAGCTCCagctcaaccccccgaaggacgGCTCGCCGGCTAgtgccggcaagagggggagggctGATTCGCCACCTGCCgtgccgagcaagaaggcgcgcaCGCAGGCCGGCAGCAGCTCCGATCCGGCCGCCACGagggccagcggcgccgctgctgcgccTGCCGCCGACGCGGCCCCGAAGGAGGTGGCGCTGGCAATGGGTACCGCACCTTACCCCGCTCCTCTACTTACATCCCCTTTACTAGCTGATCCACAACCGTACTGTCCTCTCTATCCGcagacgatgtccagcccgtAGCAGGCGTCCAAGCAACGACGGCCGGAAGAGAGCAGGAGGAAGCCCCTCCCACAAGCCCGGCGGCCCCGCACGGTACTCATCCAGCGCCTCCTGCGTCCCCCACCGGGTAACTTGAATAGCCCTTCGGATCTTAACCCGTCTTTCTGTTGCAGGCCCGATCGCGCCCGCACCGGGAGCGGGCGCTGCGGTGATTGACCTCGGACCCGTCATCGAGGCCGCGGGGACAGCGGAGGAACCGGAGGTAGCCCCCGCGCcaagccccgccgccaccaccgccaccgaaGAGGCGTTCGGCGACGCGCCAGCAGCCACAGAGGCTGCCGGCACGGACTCTTCGGCCCACCAGTAGGAGGCGGCCCCTGCGGGGGGTGCGGCAACCCCACCAGCCCCACAACTCTCAAACGTGGGTGCGGGGGAGGCTGCAGCAGAGGACCAGTAGGACGCGTTGCCGCAAGGGGACGACCTCCTGCCCGGCGAGACAGGGGCGGCAGGCGCTTCATCGCCGTCGGCCGCCACCTCCAGCGcggacctcggcaccctcgccggggtggcttggaatcccatcacttgGGACCCGAGCATTTTCGACAGGTggcaccggttccttgacgccatcaaggaccagcagctagccttcgtcacctccttcaaccaggtgagggagcaccactaGATCGCCAAGAgtcagctcggcgaggtgcgactggccgtggagaaggagcggcaggaaCTCTCCCGGGTGCGGGAGGAGGCACGCCTCGCTCGGGAAGCCTGGGACGAGGCCGGCATgccggtcgtccccgaggaggagctctaCCGGCGGCTGGAGGCTCAGCGGGCCGAGCTCTAGGAAACCCTGGACTcgctggtggtggtgcaggcgaaagccaagaaggagcacgcggAGGTGCTCGCCGCGGCTCAGGTTCgcatcgacgagaagagcgacctgatcagCAGCTACCTCGGTCAGATCCAgggcctgcgcgtcaagctggaggggCAGACCAAGGCTACGGAAGATGCGGTAACAGCGGCAGCACGGCAGGAGGTTGAGCTCAATTCTGCCGAGGATAGGAGGGCCCGcctcgagaccgagctggccaccgtctgggaggagctcgtcaagacGGGCGAGGAGAATGCGGCCAAGGCCACACAACTCTCAGCGCAGGCGAGCCTCCTCCGCAAAGCCAAGCACGCGATGCATTTGGCTCGGACCAAccatggcacgctgatcgggcagcgggaGCTGGAGACCAAGAAGCTGCTTGGAATCGCCCAACCGCTGCGCAACCTGCTGCCGCGGTTCGAACTACGGGCCACGCGGGTGGACGGGCGGACGTTAccacgctgatcccgttcttctccgacttggtggggaagctcgcgGCGCTCGATGtatggatctccaagttctgcaaCGAGGAgatcgccaactgcgcccgggaggttgccgggacgatccttccgagggTGCACCTCCGGCACCctgagttccccttcgagacgctgttGGACACTTGGTCGGAAAGCGAGGACGCCCCCACCCACTGCCAGGCGGTGagcgggttcgtcgacgaagtggtcgagcggatgcagcggaagccggaccccgagctggtgccggagcccccggcggagggcgccggcaactagttgccgcagcctaTAGCGGAagccgccgcagcctcctgCCGGCCCACGTCGTCCCTTAGTGTTGTTTTCCTTTACTTTtgttccctgcaagtgtggcgcctGGTGCCGTTTAAACAATTAATGCCTTATTGGTCTATGCAACTTGTTCACTTCTTTCGTTAATTTAGTTCTCTGGTTCTGCTTAATCCTTGTTTCTTGTTCCCGGGGTTGCCTCACGGAGTGGatcccttagcctttgtgtgttatgccttgtgttacCGGGGATTCGCGCGCCGCGCACTCAActggaccagggacccgggccGGACCTGTAGTGCCGACCTGCGGCCAAGTAGCGGCgacgagccactccgcttgcgggatagctactcccaagcatgcgCTCCGGGACAGACCTGCCAGCCGCACGAAGAGCGCACTCCCcctgcaagcgtccttccAACACCCTAGCCACACGCAGGGTTTGGGCCACGCTAGCGAGGCAACGTTCGGTTTTAAACAGTTTACTGTTCAAGTTTatgcacttagcttttcgttcgtTCCCGTGCTTCGAACGCTTgccggagggatgcggcaggaccGCTATGGcagtgaagcgatcctcccccttaccagggttcgatctctgtgcttacttgtgctagtccctggatcgactcactagcacacacagttcaagatgtaatatgaagatacaaaggtcaaaagtactttattacatcgtatcatccagaacttaaattgtacttacaaacttgcatgacctcctaggccagcataaacaaataatgttcaaaaccatgataacaatgtctcatgaagctgcagcggaaaggtagagtaaaagggcctcatctactcccagaggagagagcatgttggaatgtaagcacatgacccaaagaaatgtcgacgaacctcactcttcgtcagtttcacctgcattattaattgcagccactacgtggtcaatacatttgaatgtattggcaagctcactagagttataaaggacctaccaagtacatgcatagtttggctaagtggggtttggctattttgcataaaggcatcattattcaaatcctatcagtTTTAGATAAATAgctttgaattctattggacacggggtagaaacacccatgctcctattaaccaaggcacattgagtagaaacatcaatgctcctacccaattcaaaccattcgttttattatgaaattggaatgagtgagaccttccttacagctccaatatctagatgctcataattgtccgtaaccggggacacggctaagtacttagtttgacactctcgagaggtggtacactttacccacaagaaatcgacgtgttaatcccttgctgtcctcagggtagagtagcaacggcatcgactataggaattttcagaacataatcccccagaccacctgagagacgcgcccccacctacactgctacataccgatgtcacctcggatccgggttcatatttcttacattcatcctggcagagcccataataccatgtggttgtactggaagctactaaacaggaaactagtccagtctctggttaccccggatggcatcccacattgtgacgcaggcgctccccgaatcgcacggggacatgaccatggacgctcccgaatcacacggagagacgactcagcgggccccatagaaatggacctaacgtcacgacatccgaaaactgaaagcagcccacccaggacggttcattgaattacttgttttgccatacactaggaaattcatattgtaattcaacagtatcacattgtaacaataccaccctcgtatattatcatagcatagcctcttactactacgatggcaattggtggtgaagtcatggcaaaggtatcctatactattaggacagatcatagctagcatagatacaataataatcctgacaatgcaactaataaaatctagtgcataataaaataatgggtaaatgatcaaagtgaactttccttgatagtagttggagttcaagcACTCCGAgaatacaatcaacaaacatatacacacacataaacacacaatacaaacatgacaaaagaatatgtatgccatgatgcgatgcaaaacatgtgacatgagtgggttggttttattagggtgatctactggtccaaggcattgataattaagcacatgcaattagggcttttaaataaattgcaaaggctagggtttaaatcctaaaataaggttttattagcataagccaaatagattaattcaaagcatttatttctctgtcccattggacagaggacaataaaaaaaagttttgagcactggtttcattcaaaaaggacttctaaataattagttatgatttaaatagCATAAAACACTAATCTGTAATTTCAATGTGATTTAaatattgaaatttgaaattggacagtgccaaaagattctaaatttcctaaggattccaaaaaggtgtggatcactaaatttggccaaacagatttaaagttatgatcatttgaagttacaggggcctatctgcaaaagtgccttttattaattccgagggattaaaattacatttttattttataaaaccgggtgccacgtggcgctttcctattcgttggtactggttcggtttaagtgaataaggacgatctaatctacaccgttggagatggatggacggacgagatcgatcggggggAGCTCACGGGCGGGTTAGGGGTTCGGCGGCGgaatccggcggcggcgcggctcagGGGTGGAGGCGGGCGCGTTCGGGTGGACCTCGGGTGTCGGGGAGGACatggggaggcgcggcgcggcacggcggagatgggggcgcggtcggcgtgggctcgggcggcgtGGGTCGTCGCCTAGGTCGAAGAAGACGCGGCGGTGCGGGTGCGGCCGTGGCgagggattccggcggccgggcggcgtgcgagcgagggAAAACAGGGGGAAAAAGAcagggggtcgcgggggttataaagacgtgctcgggcgtgaaaatggaaggccggaggaggagactgCGGCAGCGGGCATGCGGGCACGGCGGCCgggaatcgcggcggcggcgcggccgctttccttccggggaagaagcccctgacaggtgggccccacctgtcagcgggtgcgggcgcgcgcgggtggCTGGGCAGGCTGGGCCGGTCGTTCGCGGTCGGACCGGGCCGGTTcagcccaaagtggccgggccggtccggtttacccttttttttttcttttagaccttttctttttctgttttttctcatttctttgatatcttttgagtttgaactccaaattggtccaaataaatcccagaattgtgggatgttacagacctaacccccttaagatgaatctcgtcctcgagattcggtgtggctagcaaagaggtgtgggtggtcttctcgaagatcatcttcgcgttcccaagtggcttcttcttcagtgtgatggtcccactgaactttgcagaacttgatggtcttggatcgggtttgtctctcagctgtgtccaagattctgattggtttctcctcataggtgaggtcactctgtaaTTGAACTTCCTCCAGTGGAATTGTATCCCTcaggggtgtgtcggccatctcggggtgacacttcttcaatTGCGATACGTGGAAGACTTTGTGaacattggacagtgcttccggcaaatccaacttgtaggctacctctccttgtcgcgacaatatcttgaaaggtccgaTGCATCGGGGTGCTAACTtcccttttataccaaatctcttgacaccgcgtatcggtgaaactctgagataagCTCTGTCTTCAGCTTCATAGGTAACCTCCGtacgtttggaatctgcatagCTCTTCTGTCTTAACTGAGCCACCTTcagtcggtctcggatgagtctaaccttttcttcggcatcctttatcatatccgggccgaataggctacagtctcctacaccatcccataacaatggtgttctgcatttccttccatacaaagcttcaaacggtgacattcccataacaatggtgctcatggatgcaatgcacatgtaaaggtttgaaattttgggatgttacaggcaGTGTACCCATTGGCGCTaggcactgatggcatgcaccaccatagcgTCGCCGCAGCAGCCGTCGCCCTTGAATCCGCCTGTTTGAGGGATGCAGCAAGGATGCTGTGGTTGGGCAGCCGCCAGCGCCAAGCACCGGTGGCTGCGCCACCATAGCTCCCTCACGGCAACCCTCCCCTTTGGAGACACCCTTCGGAGGGGTACGGCGGAAACGATGtggccgtgccgccgccggcgccgcgcacCGGGGGCGGCGCCCCGACAGCGTCttcgcggcaaccctcgcctcggaGTATCCTGGTGGAGGGGTGCGACAAGgacgcgatggcagtgcacccatcagcaccgagcactgatggcatgcaccatcATCGCGCCTCCGCGGCACCTCTCGCCTTTGCAGCCTCTTCCTTGGCTCCGCTCTGAGCTGCTCCATGGCCGGcacgcccttttataggcgcgggggaggggcttgccaccacgcgcgcTGGGTCACTGCGGCACACGTGGTGCCACACCTCCTTGAAGTGCAGCCCGGTCTTCGCCACCCTGCATGCCAAGTAGCCGAGGCACACGTGGTGGCTCCCTCCTGAAGCaggggcctcgaagtgcggcgagACCCTTGTAGTGCGGCCACTCCACACCACAAGGCGCCAGTAAATGCCACAGCCCGTGGACGGTCCACGAGCGTTACAGTGCGTTGGATTCTACCTTTACGCTGCATGTTAGAtgcttaccaagcccgagatgctgcaattttttagaTGCTTACGAAAGCATATAGCAACATGGATAGCTCTCCTACCTCCTAGCCCCCGGGCatagaagggtcgatgccaaacttgggtgtgagcactcttaCATTGACGCAGCCTatgcgtgatgcacgttgcggcgagcccggcaactgcatgccccgtgtcggagtgatccggcaacgagTTATCGTTTTCTGATGCAGTGCGgtgagcccggcaactgcatgccccgtgttggagtgatccggcaacgggttattgttttcgaggctccgacagccccctgctcacaaccaagtatggaaagagagTTCTGTGCACCTATGGCAGGAGACAAAAGGAGGAGAAACACGCAAATAATCGAAGCAACTTGAAATTCaggaaacaacacttatctCCATTCATGgaaactagtggtttacaatcgggggttgcccggctacactagttcgagaggcatgcttcggcggcatcacctgtgggtcgggctccgctgcttcacgggtagaacttgcgcaagtgctcaatgttccagctattttgcaccttcaagccttcttcggtttccagtcGGACAGCCCCCGCCCTGGTCTCCTGCACTAACCGGAAGGGGCCCTtccatttcggagccagcttgttcccggccttcgttccttgtatccggcgcaagACCAGGTCTCCGGTCTCGAGCTGCCGGGAACGGATCCGCCTGTCGTAAtgacggcggagtccctgctggtagcgcgcagctcgcacagcagcccggcatcgaagttctttgataaagttcagatcgtcaaccctctgctcgtgttggctggagtcgCCGTATgcgcgtacccggggagatccgtgcttgagctcgaggggcagcaccgcttctgccccgtagacaagggcaaaAGGAGTTCCGCCcattgcccgactaggtgtggtcctgattgaccacatcacgggctggagttcctcgatccagtgcttcccatggcctttgagcttgtgaAAGGTTcgcgtcttgagcccccgcaacacttctgcgttggcttgCTCCGCTTGCCCattactccttgggtgagcaatagacacgaagtgtatcttggtgcccatgccctcgcagtacgcctggaacaccgcacttgtgaattgtgtgtCGTTGTCgggatgatgccgttaggcacaccaaaccggcacacaatgctcttgaagaacttgatggtcgcctgggcggtcaccttccgcactggttccacctccacccattgggcgaacttgtcgatggccacgagcaggtactcgtagccgccaaccgctcttggcagcttgccgacgatatccagcccccagaccgcaaaTGGCCAGGAGGacggaatgacttgcagggcgtgcgccggctggttgctcttcttcgcatggaactggcacgccccACACGTCTTtaccagctgctccgcgtcggctAGGGTCGTGGGCCattagaagccgtgccgaaacgccttgccggccagggcccgggaggccacatggtgggaacatgtgcctcggtgtatctcctCCAGTAGCGCGCGCCCCTCatcctggggcacgcagaggagcttgactccattcgCACGCCTTCGATAGAGGTTgccgtccaccacggcgtacattttggcttgccgggccacgcGCTCCGCGACAACGTCATCTTCCAGGAGGCTTgtcccttcaggtagcgggcgatatccaccgcccaaGTGCCGATGCATCGGCAACATGGACCTTCGCCACGGCGGGGTTTCTTTCGGGTGCCGGGGGGGCTTCACCGGCAgtcggcttgggggcgaccgAAGGCGCAGtatgcctgtgccagaacacccccgccggaaccttccttgacgtgctcaaatcgcaagcccttgaacttgcgttctaacttgcggacttcatccacgtacgctgccatctgcggaCACTCGTAGTCCTTCttgacctggttgatcacgagctgggagtccatGCGAACGACTAGGCGCTTGATATCCAGAGCGATTGCCGCCCCACTCGACGACgacctcggcgccggcgccctgGAGGCCGAACGCGCCGTCAAAGTGCAGGATCCattggccttcgtccagcttgcccggcaggctggtctccggctcctcctcttctatgcccgtcgaAGTCCATtctgcgacgaagtccgccagggccacacttttgatgctcttggtgttggtgaagtgcagatcaaactccgacagctccatcctccactcggccaccctcccggtggcttcacggttggtgagggctcgctcgaggcagaaccctgacaccaccgtgacgcggtgcacctggaagtagtggcgcagcttgcgtgacgcaagcagaatccccaacATGAGCTTTTGCACCTGAGGGTACCTTGTGCGGGCGTCGCACAGCACCGTGCTGatgaagtacaccgggtgctgcacgagccgcttgcgtggTGCAAACGTTGCCGGCTTGAgggcggtccccgggtccgaggcggttgctgggggcagctcagccccctgccccgcgaCCTCAGCTCCTCTCTTTTGGCAACCAGCatcgagctgaccacttggtcagttgCCGCTAGGTAGGgtagcagcggctcggccGGTTTGGGGGCGACAAGGACGGGTGGCGATTTCAGGTATTGCTTGAGATCcgggaacgccgcctcggcctcgggggtccaatctaTCGGGCCcctcttcttcattaccttgaaaaAAGGTaggcgcgttcgcccaacctTAAGATGAAACGgtccagcgcggcaacgcagccgttgagacgctgacgtccttcaccttgcggggagcctccatcttctcgatagcttgtATCTTCTTTGGATTGGCTTGAATTCCCCTGTgcaaaaccaagaaacccaaaaACTGGCCCGAGTCGACACCAAAGGTGTACTTCTccgggttcagcttgagtttgatcctgtggaggttatcaaacgtctcccgcaagtcatcaatcagcgagtccccgcgcttcgacttgatgacgatatcgtccatgtaggcctctacATTTCGCCCTAgttggggtcccaaacactcgcacAACGCgtgctggaatgttgagcccgcgttcttcaacccgaaaggcatgcacgtgtagcaaTTGCAGCCAACCGGGATGATGAACGctattttctcctcgtcttcgacagccatcttaatttgatggtagccggaaaatgCATCTAAAAAGCTCAGCAAAtcgcaaccggcagtggaatctactatctagtcaatgcgaggtacaggaAAAGGATCTTTCGGacacgcacggttaagattagtaaaatctacacacatgcacaGTTTATTTTCCCCTTGGGCACTACAACAGGATTAGCCAACCAAGTGGGGcacagtacttccctgatagcccccgcagctttgagcttgtccacttccCGCTTGACGAAATCTTTGCGTTCCTGCGATTgacggcggatcttctgcttgacgaggcgggcgtccggacgcaccgcgagtcgatgctcgatcacctccctaggaagtccgggaaggtccgacggctctcccggaggaaagtgatgagggcgctttcctattcagCAGTTAGGTTCgaaccgacggtgacggtgcgctcctcattgccggcttggaggggcagcttcttcaccgtggcagcctcctccctgagcttctggcccttgccgaggcacgagctcgagcctgcgcctcccctggcaagctcttgcggggcagcgcgggcctttTTAGTTGCCAGGCCAACACCCGGCGATCCTTCACTCCCGGCAACGTCAtcgtcaccggcgtcggctgcggcagcggccctgac
The Brachypodium distachyon strain Bd21 chromosome 2, Brachypodium_distachyon_v3.0, whole genome shotgun sequence genome window above contains:
- the LOC104583306 gene encoding uncharacterized protein LOC104583306, which codes for MDDSLTQTPRAPPPAPRGKQVLEESGGESEVNWPSIPSSSDEAGQPAATQVVVPVDNEEEEEDETPLIVSRTRAHAAVATTSATAVGSVATTTPAVAATAVATPLTVHATPWAAATPRAPTALPARRLFRGFKLQLNPPKDGSPASAGKRGRADSPPAVPSKKARTQAGSSSDPAATRASGAAAAPAADAAPKEVALAMGPIAPAPGAGAAVIDLGPVIEAAGTAEEPEAKAKKEHAEVLAAAQVRIDEKSDLISSYLGQIQGLRVKLEGQTKATEDAVTAAARQEVELNSAEDRRARLETELATVWEELVKTGEENAAKATQLSAQASLLRKAKHAMHLARTNHGTLIGQRELETKKLLGIAQPLRNLLPRFELRATRVDGRTLPR